The Neorhodopirellula lusitana genome includes a window with the following:
- a CDS encoding transposase, whose protein sequence is MPRTKRADEAGCIYHALNRGNAKRDLFHKPEDYHAFLRTLHQGLEKYPVDLLAFCLMPNHWHLVVRPRKDGRMGKLLGWVSATHTLRYHAHNHSSGTGHLYQGPFKSFPCQDDEHFLVVCRYVERNALSGRLVRAAEDWEFGSLYRWYHKQDRDPRLLTSWPIRRPSNWAKRVNERLSRKELDAVRESVVRGRPFGDTQWTEQTCERAGLWATTRPRGRPRKKPQVDAVQGTPN, encoded by the coding sequence ATGCCGAGAACTAAACGAGCGGACGAGGCTGGTTGCATTTATCACGCGCTTAATCGGGGGAATGCCAAACGAGACCTCTTTCACAAACCCGAAGACTATCACGCATTTCTCAGAACGCTTCATCAGGGACTGGAGAAGTACCCAGTGGACCTTCTTGCGTTTTGTTTGATGCCAAACCACTGGCATTTGGTCGTCCGCCCAAGGAAAGATGGTCGGATGGGTAAGCTTCTTGGTTGGGTCAGTGCCACTCACACGCTTCGCTATCACGCGCACAACCACAGCAGCGGCACGGGCCATTTATATCAGGGACCGTTCAAAAGTTTTCCATGTCAGGATGACGAGCATTTCCTTGTTGTTTGTCGTTATGTCGAACGAAATGCGCTGAGCGGGAGATTGGTTAGAGCTGCCGAGGATTGGGAGTTTGGTTCATTGTACCGATGGTATCATAAGCAAGATCGTGATCCTCGGTTGCTGACGTCATGGCCCATACGGCGTCCATCGAATTGGGCCAAGAGAGTCAATGAGCGTCTTTCGAGAAAAGAGCTAGACGCGGTTCGCGAGTCCGTCGTCCGAGGCCGACCATTCGGCGATACGCAGTGGACCGAACAAACCTGTGAGCGCGCAGGGCTGTGGGCAACCACGCGTCCCCGTGGCCGGCCTCGAAAGAAACCACAGGTGGATGCGGTTCAAGGAACACCAAATTGA
- a CDS encoding SHD1 domain-containing protein: MVGLSSPLLVAQTSSGQDEQPREPTLTYSDRVNAIAEYKVTLTIGTGAEAYSGELQYTIERLEPGEDGAEPISVWGVKGKLETDQRSRMKIGAFGSITRTQEPLLGTSNRVSSRIKLSSLGRVLETSRSTQLELVLGDLGHFAIWPLPQKGKTKWEVVDPLMVQQSTRDQRFPRMPFPMGRSPFDKQQTSAAIESAKYELVSTKDFVSTIRQTYELKAEHSDPPFSLSGSGEAKFDQRRGIFTELNWSREVLSSTEAGAEVRLPVQISVKLEHDVGFLPLTPEQKIQRAKAAKENEARMAKARAEAEVRAKEYQEKQRLEKERPFTADELKKWMATFDDSSEYSDTVLLRSKLMIKADREEPELAQSILEYANRLQKQSTSFSGMFVDLAAKFDPKIKEVADLRKKLSASHARVTELGDPIDEGTPLHEGQLVLMERRAGSNDYRPKLVVRQDGSSVWVRDFNSKRIEDTEGAKLCLPPARVLAYLPEEQRPKAEAPFAAMEPDVSSPLAPRTWKDRTGRFSVEAAFLWLQDGKVGLKKSDGGMLAIPLDRLSPEDQAYSKQAMEAANPFKAITAQ, encoded by the coding sequence ATGGTCGGTTTGTCATCGCCTTTGCTGGTCGCACAAACTTCGAGCGGTCAGGACGAGCAGCCTCGTGAGCCGACTTTGACCTACTCGGATCGAGTCAACGCTATCGCGGAGTACAAGGTCACGTTGACCATCGGTACCGGCGCGGAAGCCTATTCGGGAGAGCTCCAATACACCATTGAAAGACTAGAACCTGGGGAAGATGGCGCTGAACCGATCTCGGTTTGGGGCGTGAAAGGCAAATTAGAGACTGATCAAAGAAGCCGGATGAAGATTGGTGCATTCGGTTCGATCACTCGAACCCAAGAGCCGTTGCTAGGAACATCGAACCGTGTTTCGAGTCGAATTAAATTGTCGTCGCTGGGCCGGGTGCTGGAGACATCACGTTCAACCCAACTGGAGTTGGTATTGGGCGATCTTGGCCATTTTGCAATCTGGCCGTTACCGCAGAAGGGCAAAACGAAGTGGGAGGTGGTCGATCCTTTGATGGTTCAGCAATCGACACGCGATCAGCGTTTTCCAAGGATGCCGTTCCCGATGGGGCGATCCCCTTTCGATAAGCAGCAGACGTCGGCGGCGATCGAATCGGCTAAGTATGAATTGGTGAGTACCAAGGATTTCGTTTCGACGATTCGGCAGACTTATGAATTGAAAGCGGAACACTCCGATCCGCCGTTTTCATTGTCGGGAAGTGGGGAAGCGAAGTTCGATCAAAGACGAGGAATCTTTACGGAACTAAATTGGTCGCGTGAAGTTTTGTCGTCGACCGAGGCAGGTGCGGAGGTTCGATTGCCTGTACAAATCAGCGTCAAGTTGGAACACGACGTTGGCTTTTTGCCACTGACTCCGGAGCAGAAAATTCAGCGTGCCAAGGCAGCGAAAGAGAATGAGGCTCGGATGGCGAAGGCGCGAGCTGAAGCGGAGGTACGGGCCAAGGAGTATCAAGAGAAGCAACGACTGGAGAAAGAAAGGCCGTTCACAGCTGACGAATTGAAGAAGTGGATGGCCACCTTCGATGACAGTTCAGAATATTCCGACACAGTCCTTTTGCGTAGCAAGTTGATGATCAAGGCAGATCGTGAAGAACCTGAGCTGGCGCAATCGATTCTTGAATATGCGAACCGCCTTCAAAAGCAGAGTACGAGCTTTTCCGGAATGTTCGTCGACCTCGCTGCTAAGTTTGATCCCAAGATCAAGGAGGTCGCTGATTTGCGAAAAAAGTTGTCCGCTTCTCATGCGAGGGTCACAGAGCTGGGGGATCCGATCGACGAAGGTACGCCGTTGCATGAGGGGCAACTGGTTTTGATGGAACGCCGAGCTGGGTCGAATGACTATCGGCCGAAGCTCGTGGTCCGGCAAGACGGATCCTCCGTCTGGGTTCGTGATTTCAATTCAAAACGCATTGAGGACACTGAGGGAGCCAAGCTTTGTTTGCCGCCCGCCCGGGTGCTGGCGTACTTGCCTGAAGAGCAACGACCAAAAGCAGAAGCTCCCTTCGCGGCCATGGAGCCTGACGTGAGTTCACCTTTGGCGCCCCGTACCTGGAAAGACCGAACGGGCCGTTTTTCAGTGGAAGCCGCTTTTCTATGGCTTCAAGACGGGAAGGTGGGACTCAAGAAATCCGACGGGGGAATGTTGGCGATTCCGCTGGATCGATTAAGTCCTGAAGATCAAGCGTATTCGAAACAGGCCATGGAAGCAGCGAATCCATTTAAGGCGATTACGGCACAGTGA
- a CDS encoding sugar phosphate isomerase/epimerase family protein has protein sequence MIRNFVLVLISLLSVTVTANEPLFPQKPGMVSYTYRNEFAKDFAGTLDTIVGLGITDMEFSNLFGKSASEIRTMLDQRGMKCSSFGVSYAALRNNTHEVAQNAKKLGASFVRVAWVPNRQPFTLELAEQTTREFNEIGRRLRNEFGLTFCYHNHGYEFAKHGDGTLFDVLMAQTNPQDVFIELDILWVQFPGADPVKLIQQYGPRIKLMHLKDLKKGIVGDLSGKTATENDVALGDGQIDIPGVLAAAKKAGVEHYYLEDESPSIETQIPKSIAYLKSL, from the coding sequence ATGATCCGCAACTTTGTTCTCGTCCTGATATCGCTCTTGTCTGTCACGGTGACAGCGAACGAACCCCTGTTCCCACAAAAGCCCGGGATGGTGTCGTACACCTATCGCAACGAATTCGCCAAAGACTTTGCCGGGACTCTCGATACGATCGTGGGCTTGGGGATCACCGACATGGAGTTCTCTAACCTCTTCGGCAAGTCCGCTTCTGAAATCCGCACCATGCTCGACCAACGCGGCATGAAGTGTTCGTCGTTCGGAGTCAGTTATGCCGCCTTGCGGAACAACACGCATGAAGTCGCCCAGAACGCCAAAAAACTGGGCGCGTCTTTCGTCCGCGTCGCCTGGGTTCCCAATCGCCAGCCGTTCACATTGGAACTGGCGGAGCAAACGACACGTGAGTTCAACGAAATTGGGCGGCGACTTCGTAACGAATTTGGCCTGACCTTTTGCTACCACAACCACGGCTATGAATTTGCCAAGCATGGCGACGGAACGCTATTCGACGTTTTGATGGCGCAAACAAACCCTCAAGATGTGTTCATTGAACTGGATATCCTATGGGTCCAATTCCCAGGAGCGGATCCGGTCAAGTTGATCCAACAGTATGGACCGCGGATCAAACTAATGCACTTGAAGGATCTCAAGAAAGGAATCGTCGGCGACTTGTCCGGAAAGACCGCAACCGAAAACGATGTCGCACTGGGAGACGGACAAATCGACATCCCCGGCGTCCTCGCAGCGGCGAAGAAAGCAGGTGTCGAGCACTACTACCTCGAAGACGAAAGCCCCAGCATCGAAACCCAAATCCCAAAGTCGATCGCCTATCTAAAATCACTCTAA